Proteins found in one Toxotes jaculatrix isolate fToxJac2 chromosome 18, fToxJac2.pri, whole genome shotgun sequence genomic segment:
- the si:ch211-120g10.1 gene encoding butyrophilin subfamily 3 member A3 produces MMQCFHFMVEPAKNLTAKIKESHKRAKKDKREPLDEDQLFVVDLARDLSRVCQRSSVLEHIWNLDDTWPTPLCRVFILQWASMLESKKRPLQTDGWPEMDEGKLPNLITEQDLLQAKNVILNWIKDLRAQPEQSVWPGEPVTKVLEDLQSAWRWGRVPNLLTAMELVMWTLMLQRPDKDTIPQQWLMWKQRTQNIGSISYIPQPVWDWISDASVEVTLDLDTANPDLLISNDEKRMRCGFERKDVPNYHQRFDGWWCAVGVEGFSSGRHYWEVEVGERDWRLGVARESALRKGFKSLNTNTGYLTLRLERGTELKALTVPFTALPPGLIPRKVGIYLDYDHGQLSFYDVDKHLHIYTYNESFTEKLFPLFGTVEIIKDLVIRSPAAKTQCLCSTSCLWG; encoded by the exons AtgatgcagtgttttcacttcatgGTGGAGCCGGCCAAAAACTTGACGGCCAAGATAAAG GAATCACACAAGAGAGCAAAGAAGGACAAGCGGGAGCCTCTGGATGAGGATCAGCTCTTTGTTGTGGATCTGGCTAGAGACCTCAGCCGAGTGTGCCAG AGGTCTTCTGTCCTGGAGCACATCTGGAACCTGGACGACACCTGGCCAACTCCTCTCTGCAGGGTTTTCATCCTGCAGTGGGCCTCTATGCTGGAGAGCAAG AAGAGGCCCTTGCAGACTGATGGCTGGCCAGAGATGGATGAGGGCAAACTGCCTAATCTGATTACTGAACAGGACCTGCTACAGGCCAAAAACGTGATCCTCAACTGGATCAAGGACCTGAGAGCTCAGCCTGAG CAAAGCGTGTGGCCTGGGGAACCTGTGACGAAGGTTCTGGAGGACCTGCAGTCTGCCTGGCGTTGGGGCCGTGTGCCCAATCTGCTGACTGCTATGGAGCTGGTCATGTGGACTTTAATGCTGCAGCGCCCAGATAAG GACACCATACCACAGCAGTGGCTCATGTGGAAGCAGAGGACTCAGAATATTG GTTCCATTTCTTACATTCCTCAACCAG tgtGGGACTGGATCTCAGATGCTTCAG TTGAGGTGACCCTGGATCTGGACACGGCCAACCCTGATCTGCTCATCTCCAATGATGAGAAGAGGATGCGCTGTGGCTTTGAAAGGAAGGACGTTCCCAACTACCACCAACGCTTCGACGGCTGGTGGTGTGCTGTTGGGGTGGAGGGCTTCAGCTCTGGCCGCCACtactgggaggtggaggtgggtgaGCGGGATTGGCGGCTGGGTGTGGCTAGAGAGTCGGCTCTGAGGAAAGGCTTCAAGTCGCTGAACACCAATACTGGGTACCTGACCCTGCGACTGGAGAGGGGCACTGAGCTGAAGGCGCTGACTGTGCCCTTCACTGCCCTGCCACCGGGCCTCATCCCCCGCAAAGTGGGCATCTACCTCGACTATGACCACGGCCAGCTGTCCTTCTATGATGTGGACAAACACTTACACATTTACACCTACAACGAGAGCTTCACTGAGAAGCTGTTCCCCTTGTTTGGAACAGTGGAGATTATCAAGGATCTGGTCATCAGGTCTCCAGCAGCTAAGACCCAGTGTCTCTGCTCCACATCCTGCCTCTGGGGCTGA
- the si:ch73-364h19.1 gene encoding uncharacterized protein si:ch73-364h19.1 isoform X1: MRAFVLRLMSSGGFLKGSVTVYTEEMSTTASPTIPSSQLTSDQLTVVAASFSSLVFFVVIVVLLSIIYRKDPQCCKVRSYQGPHADMDAPPQYYSSRHTLVGSPCSEQTQMMGDDNTQQAGQLFFVGLPSSYSLPTLEAPMPRLPSYESVRKKDRQRQIHMMIADRFGLNGPIVTEPPPTYEESIRQSMELPYNVLSSSLDIPPPQSIHTSTGPDIQTHAPHPVNSDTNSTVLPV, translated from the exons atgagAGCCTTTGTGTTGAGGCTGATGAGCTCTGGAGGATTTCTGAAGGGATCAGTAACAGTTTACACAGAAGAAATGTCCACAACTGCAAGTCCAACCATTCCCTCCTCACAGCTGACATCGGATCAACTCACAGTGGTCGCTGCGTCCT TTTCTTCTTTGGTGTTCTTTGTGGTCATTGTGGTGCTGCTGTCCATTATTTATCGCAAGGATCCTCAGTGCTGCAAAGTCCGCTCTTATCAGGGGCCACATGCAGATATG GATGCTCCTCCTCAGTACTACAGCAGCAGACATACACTGGTGGGATCTCCTTGTTCAGAGCAGACGCAGATGATGGGTGACGACAACACTCAG CAGGCAGGTCAGCTGTTCTTCGTCGGCCTGCCCTCCAGCTACAGCCTGCCCACACTGGAGGCCCCCATGCCGAGGCTCCCCTCCTATGAGAGCGTTCGAAAGAAGGACCGCCAGAGGCAGATCCACATGATGATCGCGGACCGCTTCGGACTCAATGGACCCATTGTGACTGAG CCACCTCCAACATATGAAGAGAGTATCCGCCAGTCTATGGAGCTGCCCTACAACGTCCTCTCATCCAGCCTGGACATCCCACCTCCTCAGAGTATCCACACCAGCACAGGGCCTGACATTCAAACCCACGCACCTCATCCGGTCAACTCGGACACCAACAGCACTGTTCTCCCAGTGTGA
- the si:ch73-364h19.1 gene encoding uncharacterized protein si:ch73-364h19.1 isoform X2 yields MRAFVLRLMSSGGFLKGSVTVYTEEMSTTASPTIPSSQLTSDQLTVVAASFSSLVFFVVIVVLLSIIYRKDPQCCKVRSYQGPHADMDAPPQYYSSRHTLVGSPCSEQTQMMGDDNTQAGQLFFVGLPSSYSLPTLEAPMPRLPSYESVRKKDRQRQIHMMIADRFGLNGPIVTEPPPTYEESIRQSMELPYNVLSSSLDIPPPQSIHTSTGPDIQTHAPHPVNSDTNSTVLPV; encoded by the exons atgagAGCCTTTGTGTTGAGGCTGATGAGCTCTGGAGGATTTCTGAAGGGATCAGTAACAGTTTACACAGAAGAAATGTCCACAACTGCAAGTCCAACCATTCCCTCCTCACAGCTGACATCGGATCAACTCACAGTGGTCGCTGCGTCCT TTTCTTCTTTGGTGTTCTTTGTGGTCATTGTGGTGCTGCTGTCCATTATTTATCGCAAGGATCCTCAGTGCTGCAAAGTCCGCTCTTATCAGGGGCCACATGCAGATATG GATGCTCCTCCTCAGTACTACAGCAGCAGACATACACTGGTGGGATCTCCTTGTTCAGAGCAGACGCAGATGATGGGTGACGACAACACTCAG GCAGGTCAGCTGTTCTTCGTCGGCCTGCCCTCCAGCTACAGCCTGCCCACACTGGAGGCCCCCATGCCGAGGCTCCCCTCCTATGAGAGCGTTCGAAAGAAGGACCGCCAGAGGCAGATCCACATGATGATCGCGGACCGCTTCGGACTCAATGGACCCATTGTGACTGAG CCACCTCCAACATATGAAGAGAGTATCCGCCAGTCTATGGAGCTGCCCTACAACGTCCTCTCATCCAGCCTGGACATCCCACCTCCTCAGAGTATCCACACCAGCACAGGGCCTGACATTCAAACCCACGCACCTCATCCGGTCAACTCGGACACCAACAGCACTGTTCTCCCAGTGTGA
- the recql5 gene encoding ATP-dependent DNA helicase Q5: MTTSLKQALKTHFGFDSFRSKLQEDVVKAVIRGDRDVFVCMPTGAGKSLCYQLPAVLAEGITLVISPLIALIQDQVHHLKELNIPACSINSKLPAGERRLILTDLESSSPKLKLLYITPEMVASPSFQPCLTGLCSRGLLSYLAVDEAHCVSQWGHDFRPDYLKLGELRARLPEVPCLALTATAPKNVQEDIAQSLRLRMPLSFVTPVFRSNLHYDVIFRELLPNPYVHLHAFIKKALSLGSGPNEQGCGIVYCRTREGCETVAYQLTKLGVLAKPYHAGLKAGDRTEVQNEWMQGKVLVIVATISFGMGVDKASVRFVAHWNIAKSLASYYQESGRAGRDGLPSSCRTYYSPRDKEQLNFLIHQEVARRQEKRGSAKESDKAAIKDFEAMVSFCEQEGCRHAIISKFFGDKTPNCAGSCDYCRNPKAVRAQLERAAALSTKTVAAQSKEPKGPFGFQPDVYEGGKKGYGFERYDEGEAGNSEDESIKRKKEFSELFKKQMNLRKGTDGQREEFVPPDADCPLREASSQRIPKLTVKAREHCLCLLEEALQGHQRAEDMFSCDTLSVAVDIEHEVFKSSKSSNLYKAAVLKKVSEIKKAHPSAGGERGESDKTNSGSESREIESELKAEASSSSSSSVSGELQGFTSASEIYSLKRKRKGAGQRGSSNPIQTAKDLLKSSTLDTVSNRGSQGGGFYNDSLGGSVESSVKGNKERIIEANTDTSLTSSIRAQANAVAASMNSPTKGGKALSKKQQKLAEAAKSSRNISQYFAKKQTTDKSQEKPETLGGLNATLNRTTTLVPEENTTQWDHSPVTVEAVENSPVESETADVILEESQKKVIVIDDDKDETKTETSGLKQVQDTSKEDMRQNKLEEEAKPPLIQELTDDMKASGDSSPPAKRSRVSGSSRRRVTFDPNVQERALHPVNEPPKPVTLKEAADIVVRYLDPFYTQGKFATKELFKSFARYLSHLLAEGRSRGKGQVKAEAKALIKKFFSRVQRCESEADWKHLKRPHSCKTTENTE, translated from the exons ATGACAACAAGTTTAAAACAGGCTTTAAAAACCCATTTTGGGTTCGACAGCTTCAGGTCTAAACTACAGGAAGATGTTGTGAAAGCAGTCATCAGAG gtgacagggatgtgtttgtgtgcatgcccACTGGAGCAGGAAAGTCCCTCTGTTACCAGCTGCCTGCAGTGCTGGCAGAGGGTATCACTCTGGTTATATCCCCGCTCATCGCTCTCATTCAG GACCAGGTGCACCACCTGAAGGAGCTCAACATCCCCGCCTGCTCCATCAACTCCAAGCTCCCTGCAGGCGAGCGTCGTCTCATCCTGACCGACCTGGAGAGCAGCAGCCCGAAGCTGAAGCTGCTCTACATCACTCCAGAGATGGTGGCCTCTCCCTCATTCCAGCCCTGCCTGACAGGCCTGTGCTCCCGTGGCCTGTTGTCTTACCTGGCCGTGGACGAGGCTCACTGCGTCTCCCAGTGGGGCCACGATTTTAGGCCGGACTACCTCAAACTGGGTGAGCTGCGCGCTCGCTTGCCTGAAGTTCCCTGCTTGGCCCTGACAGCGACGGCACCCAAGAATGTTCAAGAGGACATTGCTCAGTCCCTGAGGCTACGCATGCCACTATCTTTTGTTACACCTGTTTTTCGCAGTAACTTGCACTATGACGTGATCTTCAGGGAGCTGCTGCCGAACCCATACGTCCACCTCCATGCCTTTATTAAGAAGGCGCTGTCACTGGGCAGCGGGCCTAATGAACAG GGTTGTGGGATTGTTTACTGTCGGACCAGGGAGGGCTGTGAAACTGTGGCTTACCAGCTGACCAAGCTTGGAGTCTTGGCCAAGCCTTATCATGCAG GGCTGAAAGCAGGAGATCGCACAGAGGTCCAGAATGAGTGGATGCAGGGGAAGGTGCTGGTTATTGTAGCCACCATCAGCTTTGGTATGGGAGTAGACAAGGCCAGTGTCAG GTTTGTGGCTCATTGGAACATCGCTAAGTCTCTGGCCAGTTACTACCAAGAGTCTGGGCGAGCAGGGAGAGATGGACTGCCTTCCTCCTGTCGGACATACTACTCCCCTAGAGATAAGGAGCAGCTTAACTTCCTCATCCACCAGGAGGTTGCCCGCAGACAG GAAAAACGTGGCTCTGCAAAGGAGTCAGACAAAGCAGCCATTAAGGACTTTGAAGCCATGGTGTCGTTCTGTGAGCAAGAAGG TTGTCGTCACGCTATCATCTCCAAGTTCTTTGGGGACAAGACGCCAAACTGTGCTGGCTCCTGTGACTACTGCCGTAACCCTAAAGCTGTACGAGCCCAGCTGGAGAGAGCGGCCGCCCTCAGCACCAAGACTGTGGCAGCTCAGAGCAAAGAGCCCAAAGGACCATTCGGGTTCCAGCCGGATGTTTacgaaggaggaaagaaaggctACGGCTTTGAGAG GTACGATGAAGGGGAAGCCGGCAATAGCGAAGATGAatcaataaagagaaaaaaggagttTTCTGAACTCTTCAAGAAGCAGATGAACCTACGGAAG GGAACTGACGGTCAGAGGGAAGAGTTTGTTCCCCCAG ATGCTGACTGCCCACTCAGAGAGGCCAGCAGCCAGAGGATCCCCAAGCTCACTGTAAAG GCCAGAGAGCACTGCTTGTGCCTATTGGAAGAGGCGTTACAAGGCCACCAGAGGGCAGAAGATATGTTCAG ctGTGACACTCTGTCCGTGGCGGTGGATATTGAACATGAGGTCTTCAAGAGCAGCAAGTCCTCCAACTTGTACAAAGCTGCTGTTCTAAAGAAG GTGTCAGAGATTAAGAAAGCACATCcctcagctggaggagaaagaggagagagtgacaAGACCAACAGTGGCAGTGAATCCAGGGAAATTGAGTCTGAACTCAAAGCAgaagcatcctcctcctcttcttcatccgtTTCTGGGGAGCTGCAGGGATTTACATCTGCATCTGAAATCTACTCT CTAAAGCGTAAGAGGAAAGGGGCAGGCCAGAGGGGCTCATCCAACCCCATCCAGACTGCCAAGGATCTGCTGAAGTCCTCCACGTTAGACACAGTTTCAAACAGAGGGTCACAGGGTGGTGGGTTTTACAATGACAGCTTGGGAGGATCTGTAGAGTCGTCTGTcaaaggaaacaaggagagaatAATCgaggcaaacacagacacatcttTAACATCATCCATCAGAGCCCAGGCAAATGCAGTCGCTGCATCCATGAACAGCCCGACAAAGGGGGGCAAAGCCCTGAGCaagaagcagcagaagctggCGGAAGCGGCAAAGAGTTCCCGCAACATTTCCCAGTACTTTGCGAAGAAACAGACAACAGATAAAAGCCAGGAGAAGCCAGAGACGTTGGGGGGACTTAATGCAACATTAAATCGAACTACCACTCTGGTCCCTGAAGAAAACACAACCCAGTGGGACCACTCACCTGTGACAGTGGAAGCTGTAGAGAACAGTCCTGTCGAATCAGAAACTGCAGATGTGATCCTAGAAGAAAGTCAAAAGAAAGTCATAGTTATAGATGACGACAAAGACGAAACGAAGACAGAGACTTCGGGGCTGAAGCAGGTTCAAGACACATCTAAAGAGGATATGAG acaaaacaaactagAGGAAGAAGCTAAACCCCCTCTAATTCAAGAG TTGACAGATGATATGAAAGCCAGCGGAGACTCGTCTCCTCCAGCGAAGCGCAGCCGGGTCTCAGGCAGCAGCCGCAGAagggtgacctttgaccctaaCGTGCAGGAGAGGGCCCTGCACCCGGTGAACGAGCCTCCGAAGCCAGTGACGCTGAAGGAGGCGGCAGATATCGTGGTCCGCTATCTGGACCCTTTTTACACTCAGGGAAAATTTGCCACCAAG GAGCTGTTCAAGTCCTTCGCTCGCTACTTGTCTCACCTTCTTGCAGAAGGAAGGAGTCGGGGAAAAGGCCAAG TTAAAGCAGAAGCCAAAGCTCTCATCAAAAAGTTCTTCAGCAGAGTCCAGCGCTGTGAGAGCGAGGCGGACTGGAAGCACCTTAAAAGACCACACAGctgtaaaaccacagagaacacagaatGA